The following proteins are encoded in a genomic region of Nomascus leucogenys isolate Asia chromosome 17, Asia_NLE_v1, whole genome shotgun sequence:
- the CPSF4 gene encoding cleavage and polyadenylation specificity factor subunit 4 isoform X1 has protein sequence MQEIIASVDHIKFDLEIAVEQQLGAQPLPFPGMDKSGAAVCEFFLKAACGKGGMCPFRHISGEKTVVCKHWLRGLCKKGDQCEFLHEYDMTKMPECYFYSKFGECSNKECPFLHIDPESKIKDCPWYDRGFCKHGPLCRHRHTRRVICVNYLVGFCPEGPSCKFMHPRFELPMGTTEQPPLPQQTQPPAKQSNNPPLQRSSSLIQLTSQNSSPNQQRTPQVIGVMQSQNSSAGNRGPRPLEQVTCYKCGEKGHYANRCTKGHLAFLSGQ, from the exons atgcAGGAAATCATCGCCAGCGTGGACCACATCAAGTTTGACTTGGAGATCGCGGTGGAGCAGCAGCTGGGGGCGCAGCCGCTGCCCTTCCCTGGCATGGACA AGTCCGGGGCTGCTGTCTGTGAATTCTTTTTGAAAGCTGCCTGCGGCAAAG GGGGCATGTGTCCGTTTCGCCACATCAGCGGTGAGAAGACAGTTGTGTGCAAACACTGGCTGCGTGGCCTATGCAAGAAAGGGGACCAGTGCGAGTTCCTGCATGAGTATGACATGACCAAGATGCCCGAGTGCTACTTCTACTCCAAGTTCG GGGAGTGCAGCAACAAGGAATGTCCCTTCCTGCACATCGACCccgagtccaagatcaaggactGTCCTTGGTATGACCGCGGCTTCTGCAAGCACG GTCCCCTCTGCAGGCACCGGCACACACGGAGAGTCATCTGTGTGAATTACCTCGTGGGATTCTGCCCGGAGGGGCCCTCGTGTAAATTCATGCA CCCTCGATTTGAACTGCCCATGGGAACCACCGAGCAGCCCCCACTGCCGCAGCAGACACAGCCTCCAGCAAAG CAAAGTAACAATCCGCCATTACAAAGGTCGTCCTCCTTGATCCAGTTAACGAGTCAGAACTCTTCTCCCAATCAGCAGAGAACCCCGCAGGTCATCGGGGTCATGCAGAGTCAAAACAGCAGCGCGGGCAACCGGGGACCCCGGCCACTGGAGCAGGTCACCTGTTACAAG
- the CPSF4 gene encoding cleavage and polyadenylation specificity factor subunit 4 isoform X2 produces the protein MQEIIASVDHIKFDLEIAVEQQLGAQPLPFPGMDKSGAAVCEFFLKAACGKGGMCPFRHISGEKTVVCKHWLRGLCKKGDQCEFLHEYDMTKMPECYFYSKFGECSNKECPFLHIDPESKIKDCPWYDRGFCKHGPLCRHRHTRRVICVNYLVGFCPEGPSCKFMHPRFELPMGTTEQPPLPQQTQPPAKQRTPQVIGVMQSQNSSAGNRGPRPLEQVTCYKCGEKGHYANRCTKGHLAFLSGQ, from the exons atgcAGGAAATCATCGCCAGCGTGGACCACATCAAGTTTGACTTGGAGATCGCGGTGGAGCAGCAGCTGGGGGCGCAGCCGCTGCCCTTCCCTGGCATGGACA AGTCCGGGGCTGCTGTCTGTGAATTCTTTTTGAAAGCTGCCTGCGGCAAAG GGGGCATGTGTCCGTTTCGCCACATCAGCGGTGAGAAGACAGTTGTGTGCAAACACTGGCTGCGTGGCCTATGCAAGAAAGGGGACCAGTGCGAGTTCCTGCATGAGTATGACATGACCAAGATGCCCGAGTGCTACTTCTACTCCAAGTTCG GGGAGTGCAGCAACAAGGAATGTCCCTTCCTGCACATCGACCccgagtccaagatcaaggactGTCCTTGGTATGACCGCGGCTTCTGCAAGCACG GTCCCCTCTGCAGGCACCGGCACACACGGAGAGTCATCTGTGTGAATTACCTCGTGGGATTCTGCCCGGAGGGGCCCTCGTGTAAATTCATGCA CCCTCGATTTGAACTGCCCATGGGAACCACCGAGCAGCCCCCACTGCCGCAGCAGACACAGCCTCCAGCAAAG CAGAGAACCCCGCAGGTCATCGGGGTCATGCAGAGTCAAAACAGCAGCGCGGGCAACCGGGGACCCCGGCCACTGGAGCAGGTCACCTGTTACAAG
- the PTCD1 gene encoding pentatricopeptide repeat-containing protein 1, mitochondrial isoform X2 — MDFVRLARLFSRARPMGLFILQHLDPCRARWAGGREGLMWPVWAPFSSSSSQLPLGQERQENTGSLGSDLSHSNSTATQEEDEEEEESFGTLSDKYTSRRLFHKSTAQFHNLRFGEQRDEQREPEPKLWRGRRNTPYWYFLQCKRLIKEGKLVEALDLFERQMLKEERLQPMESNYTVLIGGCGRVGYLKKAFKLYNQMKKRDLEPSDATYTALFNVCAESPWKDSALQSALKLRQQLQAKNFELNLKTYHALLKMAAKCADLRMCLDVFKEIIHKGHVVTEETFSFLLMGCIQDKKTGFRYALQVWQLMLSLGLQPSRDSYNLLLVAARDCGLGDPQVASELLLKPREEATVLQPPVSRQRPRRTAQAKAGNLMSAMLHVEALERQLFLETSQALGPPEPPEARVPGKAQPEVDTKAEPSHTVALTPVALKPPPVKPEVNLLTPRAVPTTVVSFGTVTTPADRLALIGGLEGFLSKMAEHRQQPDIKTLTLLAEVVESGSPAESLLLALLDEHQVEADLTFFNTLVRKKSKLGDLEGAKALLPVLAKRGLVPNLQTFCNLAIGCHRPKDGLQLLTDMKKSQVTPNTHIYSALINAAVRKLNYTYLINILKDMKQNRVLVNEVVIRQLEFAAQYPPTFDRSRIMCSRTALAFPVSGLWRQRLSAVLIWVQSTCTLPVPREEHLPGED, encoded by the exons ATGGACTTCGTGAGGCTTGCTCGACTGTTCTCCAGGGCCCGCCCCATGGGACTGTTCATCCTGCAACACCTGGACCCCTGTAGAGCCAGGTGGgcgggaggcagggaggggctgaTGTGGCCAGTGTGGGCGCCCTTCAGCAGCTCCTCCTCTCAGCTGCCCCTTGGCCAGGAGCGCCAAGAGAACACAGGCAGCCTGGGCTCTGACCTGAGTCACTCCAACTCCACGGCCACACAGGAAgaagacgaggaggaggaggagagtttTGGGACCCTCTCTGACAAATACACCTCCCGGAGACTATTCCACAAATCCACAGCCCAGTTCCATAACCTGCGGTTCGGGGAACAGAGAGATGAGCAAAGGGAACCGGAGCCCAAATTATGGCGAGGCCGGAGAAACACCCCGTACTGGTACTTCTTGCAGTGCAAACGCCTGATCAAGGAAGGGAAG CTGGTCGAAGCCCTGGACCTGTTTGAGAGGCAGATGCTGAAGGAGGAGCGATTGCAGCCCATGGAGAGCAACTACACAGTGCTGATCGGGGGCTGCGGGCGGGTCGGCTACCTGAAGAAGGCCTTTAAGCTCTACAACCAG ATGAAAAAGCGGGACCTGGAGCCCTCGGACGCCACCTACACGGCCCTGTTCAACGTCTGTGCCGAGTCCCCCTGGAAGGACTCAGCTCTGCAGAGCGCCCTGAAGCTCCGGCAGCAGCTGCAGGCCAAAAACTTCGAGCTCAACTTGAAAACGTACCACGCGCTGCTGAAGATGGCTGCCAAGTGTGCAGACCTTAGAATGTGCCTCGATGTGTTCAAG GAAATCATCCACAAAGGGCACGTGGTCACAGAGGAGACCTTCAGTTTCCTGCTCATGGGCTGCATCCAAGACAAGAAGACGGGCTTCCGGTACGCCCTCCAG GTGTGGCAGCTGATGCTGAGTCTGGGGCTACAGCCGAGCCGAGACAGCTACAACCTGCTGTTGGTGGCAGCTCGGGACTGTGGCCTAGGGGACCCCCAGGTGGCCTCAGAGCTGCTTCTGAAGCCCAGGGAGGAGGCGACTGTGCTTCAGCCCCCAGTGAGCAGGCAGCGGCCAAGGAGGACAgcccaggccaaggcaggcaaccTCATGTCAGCCATGCTGCACGTGGAGGCCCTGGAAAGGCAGCTGTTTCTGGAAACTTCTCAGGCACTTGGGCCTCCAGAGCCTCCGGAAGCCAGAGTGCCCGGCAAGGCCCAACCAGAGGTGGATACCAAGGCAGAGCCCAGCCACACAGTGGCCCTCACCCCAGTGGCCCTGAAGCCACCTCCCGTGAAGCCGGAAGTCAACCTCCTGACCCCCAGGGCCGTTCCCACCACCGTGGTCTCCTTTGGAACAGTGACCACCCCAGCTGACCGGCTGGCCTTGATAGGGGGCCTGGAGGGCTTCCTGAGCAAGATGGCAGAGCACAGGCAGCAGCCCGACATCAAGACCCTCACGCTACTGGCCGAGGTGGTGGAGTCCGGGAGTCCTGCAGAGTCCTTGCTGCTGGCTCTCCTGGACGAGCACCAGGTGGAGGCCGACCTGACATTCTTTAACACGCTGGTGAGAAAGAAGAGCAAGCTCGGAGACCTGGAAGGGGCCAAGGCGCTGTTGCCGGTCCTGGCAAAGAGGGGCCTCGTCCCCAACCTACAGACATTCTGCAACCTGGCCATCGGGTGCCACAGGCCAAAGGACGGTCTACAGCTTCTCACAGACATGAAG AAGTCCCAGGTGACCCCCAACACTCACATCTACAGCGCTCTCATCAACGCGGCCGTCAGGAAGCTGAACTACACCTATCTCATCAACATCTTGAAGGACATGAAGCAGAACAGGGTCCTGGTGAACGAAGTGGTCATCCGCCAGCTGGAGTTTGCAGCCCAGTACCCTCCCACCTTTGACCGG TCTCGGATCATGTGCTCACGGACAGCCCTGGCCTTCCCTGTATCAGgcctctggaggcagaggctgtctGCCGTGCTCATCTGGGTCCAAAGCACCTGCACGTTGCCGG
- the PTCD1 gene encoding pentatricopeptide repeat-containing protein 1, mitochondrial isoform X1: MDFVRLARLFSRARPMGLFILQHLDPCRARWAGGREGLMWPVWAPFSSSSSQLPLGQERQENTGSLGSDLSHSNSTATQEEDEEEEESFGTLSDKYTSRRLFHKSTAQFHNLRFGEQRDEQREPEPKLWRGRRNTPYWYFLQCKRLIKEGKLVEALDLFERQMLKEERLQPMESNYTVLIGGCGRVGYLKKAFKLYNQMKKRDLEPSDATYTALFNVCAESPWKDSALQSALKLRQQLQAKNFELNLKTYHALLKMAAKCADLRMCLDVFKEIIHKGHVVTEETFSFLLMGCIQDKKTGFRYALQVWQLMLSLGLQPSRDSYNLLLVAARDCGLGDPQVASELLLKPREEATVLQPPVSRQRPRRTAQAKAGNLMSAMLHVEALERQLFLETSQALGPPEPPEARVPGKAQPEVDTKAEPSHTVALTPVALKPPPVKPEVNLLTPRAVPTTVVSFGTVTTPADRLALIGGLEGFLSKMAEHRQQPDIKTLTLLAEVVESGSPAESLLLALLDEHQVEADLTFFNTLVRKKSKLGDLEGAKALLPVLAKRGLVPNLQTFCNLAIGCHRPKDGLQLLTDMKKSQVTPNTHIYSALINAAVRKLNYTYLINILKDMKQNRVLVNEVVIRQLEFAAQYPPTFDRYQGKNTYLEKIDGFRAYYKQWLTVMPAEETPHPWHKFRTKPQEDQDTGKEADVDGCALGGR, translated from the exons ATGGACTTCGTGAGGCTTGCTCGACTGTTCTCCAGGGCCCGCCCCATGGGACTGTTCATCCTGCAACACCTGGACCCCTGTAGAGCCAGGTGGgcgggaggcagggaggggctgaTGTGGCCAGTGTGGGCGCCCTTCAGCAGCTCCTCCTCTCAGCTGCCCCTTGGCCAGGAGCGCCAAGAGAACACAGGCAGCCTGGGCTCTGACCTGAGTCACTCCAACTCCACGGCCACACAGGAAgaagacgaggaggaggaggagagtttTGGGACCCTCTCTGACAAATACACCTCCCGGAGACTATTCCACAAATCCACAGCCCAGTTCCATAACCTGCGGTTCGGGGAACAGAGAGATGAGCAAAGGGAACCGGAGCCCAAATTATGGCGAGGCCGGAGAAACACCCCGTACTGGTACTTCTTGCAGTGCAAACGCCTGATCAAGGAAGGGAAG CTGGTCGAAGCCCTGGACCTGTTTGAGAGGCAGATGCTGAAGGAGGAGCGATTGCAGCCCATGGAGAGCAACTACACAGTGCTGATCGGGGGCTGCGGGCGGGTCGGCTACCTGAAGAAGGCCTTTAAGCTCTACAACCAG ATGAAAAAGCGGGACCTGGAGCCCTCGGACGCCACCTACACGGCCCTGTTCAACGTCTGTGCCGAGTCCCCCTGGAAGGACTCAGCTCTGCAGAGCGCCCTGAAGCTCCGGCAGCAGCTGCAGGCCAAAAACTTCGAGCTCAACTTGAAAACGTACCACGCGCTGCTGAAGATGGCTGCCAAGTGTGCAGACCTTAGAATGTGCCTCGATGTGTTCAAG GAAATCATCCACAAAGGGCACGTGGTCACAGAGGAGACCTTCAGTTTCCTGCTCATGGGCTGCATCCAAGACAAGAAGACGGGCTTCCGGTACGCCCTCCAG GTGTGGCAGCTGATGCTGAGTCTGGGGCTACAGCCGAGCCGAGACAGCTACAACCTGCTGTTGGTGGCAGCTCGGGACTGTGGCCTAGGGGACCCCCAGGTGGCCTCAGAGCTGCTTCTGAAGCCCAGGGAGGAGGCGACTGTGCTTCAGCCCCCAGTGAGCAGGCAGCGGCCAAGGAGGACAgcccaggccaaggcaggcaaccTCATGTCAGCCATGCTGCACGTGGAGGCCCTGGAAAGGCAGCTGTTTCTGGAAACTTCTCAGGCACTTGGGCCTCCAGAGCCTCCGGAAGCCAGAGTGCCCGGCAAGGCCCAACCAGAGGTGGATACCAAGGCAGAGCCCAGCCACACAGTGGCCCTCACCCCAGTGGCCCTGAAGCCACCTCCCGTGAAGCCGGAAGTCAACCTCCTGACCCCCAGGGCCGTTCCCACCACCGTGGTCTCCTTTGGAACAGTGACCACCCCAGCTGACCGGCTGGCCTTGATAGGGGGCCTGGAGGGCTTCCTGAGCAAGATGGCAGAGCACAGGCAGCAGCCCGACATCAAGACCCTCACGCTACTGGCCGAGGTGGTGGAGTCCGGGAGTCCTGCAGAGTCCTTGCTGCTGGCTCTCCTGGACGAGCACCAGGTGGAGGCCGACCTGACATTCTTTAACACGCTGGTGAGAAAGAAGAGCAAGCTCGGAGACCTGGAAGGGGCCAAGGCGCTGTTGCCGGTCCTGGCAAAGAGGGGCCTCGTCCCCAACCTACAGACATTCTGCAACCTGGCCATCGGGTGCCACAGGCCAAAGGACGGTCTACAGCTTCTCACAGACATGAAG AAGTCCCAGGTGACCCCCAACACTCACATCTACAGCGCTCTCATCAACGCGGCCGTCAGGAAGCTGAACTACACCTATCTCATCAACATCTTGAAGGACATGAAGCAGAACAGGGTCCTGGTGAACGAAGTGGTCATCCGCCAGCTGGAGTTTGCAGCCCAGTACCCTCCCACCTTTGACCGG